A region of Flavobacterium indicum GPTSA100-9 = DSM 17447 DNA encodes the following proteins:
- a CDS encoding ribosomal maturation YjgA family protein, with protein MFNYNHIHFFIFSILFITEVAIALFIHDQFIRPYLGDYLVVFLLYYFTASFVKTKPTYIIIGILLFSYLIEILQYLNIVDYFQIKNKILRIVIGNTFSYEDLIIYTLAGISLYLIKSRCHKK; from the coding sequence ATGTTTAACTACAACCACATTCATTTTTTCATTTTTTCTATTCTATTTATAACCGAAGTTGCTATTGCCTTATTTATTCATGACCAATTTATTAGACCCTATTTAGGTGATTATTTGGTTGTTTTTTTACTATATTATTTTACGGCAAGTTTTGTAAAAACAAAGCCAACCTATATCATTATTGGAATTCTGCTTTTCTCCTATTTAATCGAAATACTTCAATATTTGAATATTGTTGATTATTTTCAAATTAAAAATAAAATACTTCGAATAGTAATAGGAAACACTTTTTCTTATGAAGATTTGATTATTTATACTTTGGCCGGAATTTCGTTGTATTTAATTAAATCTCGCTGTCATAAAAAATAA
- a CDS encoding EamA family transporter, with translation MQFNKYFVYALLSFIIWGFFSLALKPLHEYASLDILFYRVFFSTTLLLVLNFTLRKDIVLNSWQAYLSFTKKEKKQFLTLTIGGGFLLVLNWFLFMYAVNHVSLQSASFAYLICPIITTVLAFFLLKERLKNWQWVAVLLCIISCAILSYGHVKDLIYSLIIAVSFALYLISQRKNGNFDKFIILTIQLVIASIVLLPFYPVYGGPIPTETLFYTMMSLIVVLFTIIPLYLNLFALKGMNSSAVGILMYTNPLIHFFLALFYFKEEVQISQLVAYSLIALSIVVFNFRKRSNV, from the coding sequence ATGCAATTCAACAAATATTTCGTTTACGCCTTACTTTCATTTATTATATGGGGATTTTTCAGTTTAGCGTTAAAACCTTTACATGAATATGCTTCGCTTGATATTTTATTTTACAGGGTATTTTTTTCGACTACTTTACTTCTGGTATTAAATTTTACACTTAGAAAAGATATAGTTTTAAACAGTTGGCAAGCTTATCTTTCCTTCACTAAAAAAGAAAAAAAACAGTTTTTAACCTTAACAATTGGAGGAGGCTTTTTATTGGTATTGAACTGGTTTTTATTTATGTATGCCGTAAATCATGTCAGTTTACAATCGGCTTCTTTTGCCTATTTAATTTGTCCAATTATTACGACCGTACTTGCTTTTTTCTTATTAAAAGAACGCTTAAAAAATTGGCAATGGGTTGCTGTTTTATTGTGTATAATCAGTTGTGCTATATTATCTTATGGTCATGTAAAAGATTTAATTTACAGTCTAATCATTGCCGTTTCATTTGCATTATACTTAATATCGCAACGTAAAAATGGTAATTTTGACAAGTTCATCATACTGACTATTCAATTGGTAATTGCATCTATTGTTTTATTGCCTTTTTATCCTGTATACGGTGGACCAATTCCTACTGAAACTTTGTTTTATACTATGATGAGTTTAATTGTGGTTTTGTTTACCATCATTCCATTGTATTTAAATTTATTTGCTTTAAAAGGGATGAATTCTTCTGCTGTGGGTATTTTGATGTATACCAATCCATTGATTCATTTCTTTTTAGCCTTATTTTATTTTAAAGAAGAAGTGCAAATTTCTCAATTGGTAGCTTATAGTTTAATTGCATTATCTATTGTTGTATTCAATTTTAGAAAGAGAAGTAATGTTTAA
- a CDS encoding DEAD/DEAH box helicase — MTFEDLKLHRNITEVLKEENYVAPTPIQQQAIPIILEEHDLVGCAQTGTGKTAAFAIPILNYLHPIVGSKNKRKVIRTLVLAPTRELAHQILDSFDTYGRYMNTKAMVIYGGVNQVPQVNKIKEGVDILIATPGRLLDLHKQGFIDLNHLHHLVIDEADQMLDMGFINDVKKIIKLTPDNRQTLLFSATMPAAIRELADQFLKKPKFVSVTPVSSTAEKVNQKVYMVQKEDKRKLLIHLLQEEKISNVLVFVRTKHSADNVVKALKKNEITAEAIHGDKSQTARLRVLDEFKNKKISVLVATDIAARGIDIDLLPYVINFDIPNVPETYVHRIGRTGRAGNEGLAISFCGKDEVTYWKDIEKLTRQQIKVVKDNPFPFREYTEEEKTAKQNDRRNPKKQNTGQKPAGTSNAKKASNSKKSDASKKNKKRWY; from the coding sequence ATGACATTCGAAGATTTAAAATTACATCGCAATATTACAGAAGTATTAAAAGAAGAAAACTATGTAGCGCCTACACCCATTCAACAACAAGCAATTCCTATCATATTAGAAGAACATGACTTGGTGGGTTGTGCACAAACTGGTACAGGTAAAACCGCTGCATTTGCGATTCCTATTTTAAATTATTTGCATCCAATTGTTGGATCAAAGAATAAACGAAAAGTCATTAGAACCTTGGTTCTTGCACCAACGCGTGAATTGGCTCATCAAATTTTAGATAGCTTTGACACTTATGGTCGTTACATGAATACAAAAGCTATGGTGATATATGGTGGTGTCAATCAGGTACCCCAAGTAAATAAAATAAAAGAAGGAGTAGATATTTTGATTGCTACACCAGGACGATTATTGGATTTACACAAACAAGGATTTATTGATTTAAATCATTTGCATCATTTGGTAATCGACGAAGCAGATCAAATGTTAGACATGGGTTTTATAAATGATGTAAAGAAAATAATTAAACTTACTCCAGATAACCGTCAGACACTATTGTTTTCTGCAACCATGCCTGCTGCTATTCGGGAATTAGCCGATCAGTTTTTGAAAAAACCAAAATTTGTTTCAGTTACTCCAGTTTCAAGTACGGCTGAAAAAGTGAACCAGAAAGTTTATATGGTTCAAAAAGAAGATAAACGAAAACTGTTGATTCATTTACTTCAAGAGGAAAAAATATCGAATGTGTTGGTTTTTGTTCGAACTAAACACAGTGCAGATAATGTGGTTAAAGCATTAAAAAAGAATGAAATTACAGCTGAAGCGATACATGGGGATAAATCGCAGACGGCTCGTTTACGTGTGTTGGATGAATTTAAAAATAAAAAAATATCGGTTTTAGTTGCCACAGATATTGCTGCTCGAGGGATCGATATTGATTTGTTACCCTACGTGATTAATTTTGATATTCCCAATGTGCCTGAAACGTACGTTCACCGTATTGGAAGAACAGGTAGAGCAGGAAACGAAGGATTGGCCATTTCTTTTTGTGGAAAAGATGAAGTTACTTATTGGAAGGACATCGAAAAATTAACGCGTCAACAAATTAAAGTAGTTAAAGACAATCCCTTTCCATTTAGAGAATATACAGAAGAAGAAAAAACAGCCAAGCAAAACGATAGAAGAAATCCCAAAAAACAAAATACTGGACAAAAACCAGCAGGAACAAGCAATGCTAAAAAAGCTTCTAATTCCAAAAAGTCCGATGCGTCTAAGAAAAACAAAAAACGTTGGTATTAA
- the dnaK gene encoding molecular chaperone DnaK yields the protein MSKIIGIDLGTTNSCVAVMEGGEPVVIANAEGKRTTPSVIAFVEGGEIKVGDPAKRQAVTNPTKTIASIKRFMGNKYSESAKEASTVAYKVVKGDNDTPRVDIDGRLYTPQELSAMTLQKMKKTAEDYLGTTVTQAVITVPAYFNDAQRQATKEAGQIAGLEVMRIINEPTAAALAYGLDKAGKDQKIAVYDLGGGTFDISILELGDGVFEVLSTNGDTHLGGDDFDQVIIDWLANEFNAAEGVDLRKDPMALQRLKEAAEKAKIELSSSAQTEINLPYVTATASGPKHLVQTLTRSKFEQLAHELVKRSMDPVAKALKDAGLSTSDIDEVILVGGSTRIPVIQEEVEKFFGKKPSKGVNPDEVVAIGAAIQGGVLTGDVKDVLLLDVTPLSLGIETMGGVMTKLIEANTTIPTKKSQVFSTAADNQPSVEIHVLQGERPMANDNKTIGRFHLDGIPPAQRGVPQIEVTFDIDANGIIKVSATDKGTGKSHDIRIEASSGLTQEEIEKMRKEAEMNAEADKAAMEKASKLNEADSMIFQTEKQLSEFGDKLSEGNKSNISAALEELKKAYETKDVATIQPALDKINEAWKAASEEMYKAQAEGQGAPQAEPTNESGDTTQDVDFEEVK from the coding sequence ATGAGTAAAATTATTGGAATTGACTTAGGTACAACCAACTCATGTGTGGCAGTAATGGAAGGTGGAGAACCAGTAGTAATTGCCAACGCAGAAGGAAAACGTACAACACCATCAGTAATCGCATTTGTTGAAGGTGGAGAAATTAAAGTAGGTGATCCTGCAAAAAGACAAGCAGTAACCAACCCTACAAAAACTATTGCTTCAATTAAACGTTTCATGGGTAACAAATACTCTGAAAGCGCGAAAGAAGCATCAACTGTTGCCTATAAAGTGGTAAAAGGTGACAACGATACACCAAGAGTAGATATCGATGGTCGTTTGTATACACCACAAGAATTATCAGCAATGACACTTCAAAAAATGAAGAAAACTGCTGAAGATTATTTAGGAACTACAGTAACACAAGCCGTTATTACTGTTCCGGCTTATTTTAATGACGCACAACGTCAGGCTACTAAAGAAGCAGGACAAATTGCAGGTTTAGAAGTAATGCGTATAATTAACGAACCTACAGCTGCTGCATTAGCTTATGGATTAGACAAAGCTGGTAAAGATCAAAAAATCGCAGTTTATGACTTAGGTGGTGGTACATTTGATATCTCTATCTTAGAATTAGGAGACGGTGTATTTGAAGTATTATCAACTAACGGGGATACACACTTAGGAGGTGATGATTTTGACCAAGTGATAATTGATTGGTTGGCAAATGAATTCAATGCTGCTGAAGGTGTAGATTTACGTAAAGACCCAATGGCTTTACAACGTTTAAAAGAAGCTGCTGAAAAAGCTAAAATTGAGTTATCTTCTTCTGCTCAAACAGAAATTAACTTACCTTATGTAACAGCTACTGCTTCAGGTCCTAAACACTTAGTACAAACGTTAACTCGTTCTAAGTTTGAGCAATTAGCGCACGAATTAGTAAAACGTTCTATGGACCCTGTGGCTAAAGCATTAAAAGATGCTGGATTATCAACTTCAGATATTGATGAAGTAATCTTAGTGGGTGGTTCAACACGTATTCCTGTAATTCAGGAAGAAGTTGAGAAATTCTTTGGAAAAAAACCATCAAAAGGAGTTAACCCTGATGAAGTAGTTGCTATTGGAGCTGCCATTCAAGGAGGTGTTTTAACAGGAGATGTAAAAGATGTATTATTATTAGACGTAACGCCTTTATCTTTAGGAATTGAAACTATGGGTGGTGTTATGACTAAATTAATCGAAGCTAATACAACGATTCCTACTAAAAAATCACAAGTATTCTCAACAGCTGCAGATAACCAGCCATCAGTAGAAATTCACGTGTTACAAGGAGAAAGACCTATGGCAAACGATAACAAAACAATTGGACGTTTCCATTTAGACGGTATTCCACCAGCACAAAGAGGAGTTCCTCAAATTGAAGTTACTTTTGATATTGACGCTAACGGAATCATTAAAGTTTCGGCAACAGATAAAGGTACTGGAAAATCTCATGACATTAGAATTGAAGCTTCTTCTGGATTAACACAAGAAGAAATTGAAAAAATGAGAAAAGAAGCTGAGATGAATGCTGAAGCAGATAAAGCCGCTATGGAAAAAGCTTCTAAATTAAATGAAGCGGATAGCATGATTTTCCAAACTGAAAAACAATTATCTGAATTTGGTGATAAATTATCAGAAGGTAATAAATCAAATATATCTGCTGCTTTAGAAGAATTGAAAAAAGCTTACGAAACAAAAGATGTGGCAACAATTCAACCAGCATTGGATAAAATCAATGAAGCTTGGAAAGCTGCATCTGAAGAAATGTATAAAGCACAAGCTGAAGGACAAGGTGCTCCTCAAGCAGAACCAACAAATGAAAGTGGAGACACTACACAAGATGTTGATTTTGAGGAAGTAAAATAA